CTGATCCCGGTGTGGGTGGAGGTTTGTTGTCGGGTATTTCTTTTCTGTACCCCAATGATGCTATAGATCTCGATGATCGCATTGCTCCCTTGCCTCAGGATGGCAGTGTCCCTGGTGCTCCCGGTTGGAAGTGGCTGCATACGCCAGGACATACACCTGGTCATGTATCGCTTTTTCATGAGCGAAGACGGCTGCTGGTGGCTGGGGATGCTTTTATTACGGTGAAGCAGGAAGCGGCACTGACTGTTATTTTACAGGAAAAAGAAATTTCACAGAAAAAAGAAATACACGGGCCGCCTGCATATTTTACGACAGATTGGCAGGCTGCGCAGCGCTCAGTGGCAATGCTGGCTGGTTTGAAGCCTGAAATTGCGGTTACAGGACACGGTCATTCCATGCATGGAATGGAGCTGAGAAATCAGCTGGAGCGACTGGCCGCAGATTTTGAGCGCATCGCGGTACCCAAACAGGGACGGTATGTGTAATGATGTGAGAAGTGCGATGCTTTGCGGGGCATCGTTTTTTTGTGGTGACGTGGAATTTTTTTGCTGAGCATGGTATAGTCAAGCCAAAAGCAAAACGCTTTCATTAATCATCGTCATTTCATCAAGGAGGATTTTTGATGACACAACAGCATGCTGCAATTGGTGATCTTTATTACGGAATCCCCGCCATTCGTCTTAAATTTGGGCGGTATGAAGCGGTAGCCTTGCCGGGAAACGGTGCGAATCTGATTTCTTTTCGTGACAATGAAACGGGATATTCTTTTTTGCGTGAGCCGGATGCCGACAGCATAGGGGCTTTTAAACAAAACCCGTCGGTTTATGGAATTCCTTTTTTGTACCCTCCGAATCGGTATGAGGACGGGAAATTCCTGTGGAATGGAGTTACATATGAGCTGCCGATTAATGAAGAGAAGACCCATAATCATTTGCACGGCTTTTTACACACCGTTCGGTGGGAAGTTGAGGACTATGGCTCCGGGGAGCAGGGCAGCTATGTGGTAATGAATCAGCATGTCAGGGAAGGGCATCCCATGTTCCGATACTTGCCGTTTACCTTCACGATGAAGCTGACGTACACGCTGGACGAATTTGGCCTACAACAGCGTTATGTGATCCATAACGAGGGTGATCAACCGATTCCTAACTTGTTTGCCTTTCACACGGCGATTCGGGTTCCGTTCGTACCCGATAGCTCGCCTGAGGACTACAAGATTAAGGTCACGATCGGTGAACGTCGTGAGCTGACGGAACGGTTGCTGGCTACAGGACAGTTCCAGCCTTTATCGCCGGAAGAGGAATTGCTGAAGACGACGGGAGTTAGTCCTTATTTTGCTTCTATGGATAATCATTACACGGCAGTTCCACAAAATGGACGCAACTACATGGAACTGTCACACAGCAAGACAGGTGCTACCCTCGTATATGATGTAGGCACAGCCTATAAGCATTGGATGATCTGGAACAACAAAGCGAACAAGGAATTTATTTGTCCTGAGCCGCAAATGAACATGATCAATGCACCGAATCGTACGGATTTGCCTGCGGAAGACATCGGGTTGATTGCACTGGCGCCGGGTCATATTTTTGAAACAACCAGTCGTCTGTATTGTGTTACACCTAAATAAATCGAAATCCTAGCATTACTGTATCGGATAAGTCTGCATCGTGTCTAACGGTGCAGGCTTTATTTGGATGGATGAAAAGCTGAAGGTGATGAGTTGCAAAATGTGAAGCAGTCATAGTATGATACGAAACAGGAGATGATCAGATGAATGATGGTATGGTGCCTTTTCAAGCCGTCAAACGCAAGCAAATTGCTGATGAAGTGGCTGAACAGCTGCAACGAAAAATAACAGCTGGTGAATGGAGCATAGGTACAAGGATTCCAACAGAGCCTGAGCTCATGAAGCTCTTTGGGGTTGGGCGATCCACAGTGCGTGAAGCGGTTAGCGTTCTGGTGCATGCCGGTCTATTAGAGAAAAAACAAGGACATGGAACCTTTGTCTGCCAACCGACGACCTCTCAGGAGCCATTGGATTACCGTCTAAGCCGTGCTGAAATCATCGAGGTTTATGAGGTGCGAAGTGTATTGGAGCTAGAGATTGCCAGATTGGCTGCCTTACGCCGTAATGACGAGGATTTACGTTTGATGCGGGAGGCACTGGACCGTCGTGCAGCGACATTGGCCGCTGGAGATATGAACGGGTATCTGGATGCGGATATCACTTTTCACTTGGCTGTTGCCGGGGCTACACGCAATAAAGTGCTTACAGACGTATATCGCAGCTTTGTAGAGGCGATTCGAAAGGCGCTGAACAATCTCGTTACCGATCCGGCAATGCCAAACCATTTTACATTACAGCATGAGAAAATATATGAAGCGATCCGGGATCAGGATGGCAAGGCTGCTGAGCTGTATAGCATTCAACATTTGGACGGTACCAAGCTGGAACTGCAAAAGCTTATGGCTAGTTCATAATTTTTTTAATCTTAAACATCTGATGATCGGATGAATAAGATATTCTGTAAACTATTTTTTGAGCATCTCCTAAAACTAAAGCAAAGGTGGTATCTGTATGCGCAAAATATGGGTGTTGGACACAACATTAAGAGATGGGGAACAATCACCGGGAGTTAGCCTGACCAGCACAGAAAAGGTGGAAATTGCCCTTCAGCTTCAAAAGTTGGGCGTAGATCGGATTGAGACCGGTTTTCCGGCTACCTCGCCTGGTGAGATATCCAGCATGCAGGAGATTGCCAAACAGGTTACCCAGGCCACACTGGTTGGTTTTGCACGCTCCAAAGAACAGGATATTGATGCGGTGAGAGAGGCGCTGCGGGGAGCCGAGGATGCCTGTCTTCATTTGTTCCTGGCCACCTCACCTATTCACCGCCAACATAAGCTGCGAATGGATAAGGAGAAGGTATTAGAGACCGCTGCCGCTGCCATTCGTTATGGACGCAAATATTTTAGCAAGGTAGAATTTTCGGCGGAGGATGCCAGTCGTACCGAGCTGGACTTTATTTGTGAGGTCGTGGATATGGCGATCCGCGCAGGGGCGACAGTCGTCAATTTGCCGGATACGGTGGGATATGCCTCGCCCGATCAGTTCGGTGAAATGTTCAGAGTCGTCAAACAGCAAGTGCATAGCATCGAAAAAATACAGCTCAGCACACATTGTCATGATGATCTTGGAATGGCTACAGCCAACACACTGGCGGCTATCCGTAACGGTGTAGACCAATTTGAAGGGACCATCAATGGCATCGGTGAGCGGGCAGGAAATACACCGATTGAGGAGGTTGTACTGGCGCTTGATACCCGAAAAGAGCTATATCAGGCACATACAAGTCTGGTGCTGGAAGAGCTGTATGCTACCAGTCGGCTGGTAAGCAAACGCACAGGAATGTCTGTCCCCGGAAACAAGGCCATCGTTGGAGCCAATGCTTTCTCGCATGAGTCCGGTATCCACCAGGACGGTATGCTTAAGGAGCGTACAACGTACGAGATTGTCTCGCCCGAGCGCATTGGTGTGAAGACGAGCAAGCTTGTGCTGGGCAAGCATTCGGGTCGACATGCGTTTAAAGAAAAGCTGGCGGACATGGGGTTTGATGCTCTTACAGAGGAGCAGCTTCAGGAGGCGTTCCATAAATTCAAAGCCTTGACCGACAAGAAAAAACAGGTGTTGGATGAAGATCTGTTTGTCCTGATGGACGAAAGCCGCGATGTCTCTCCACGGATTTACACCCTGGACTCCATTCAAGTATCCTATGGCAATCAATCTGTTCCGGTAGCGTCTATTCGGTTGAGTAAGCAAGACGGAACCGCAATTGATGAAGTAGCGATGGGGAACGGTTCTGTAGATGCTATTTTCAACGCTATAGATAAGGCGAGTGGTGAAGAGGTGGAGTTGGAGGATTATTCAATCCAGTCTGTAACGTATGGCAAGGATGCACAGGGGGAAGTACATGCCATTCTAAGGCAAGGAGAGTACACGGCTCGAGGAAGAGGTACAAGTACAGATATTTTGGAAGCTAGTGCTAAAGCCTATATCGATGCACTGAACAAGCTGTTGGGCAGAAAAAAAGTCTATGCCAGAGGTAATATCACCATTAGCTGACTTAGAGATCAGGCTGGTAGTCGATATTCTTTTCCTCCTCCGATCTTATCGTAAAAAAGCGCTTGCAAAATAAATGATATCATTTGAAATATAATGTATAATAGGCAAAGAAGATCACGATATTTTGTCTGAATTACATAAGCCAAGAGGAGGAAATGAATTGAACTACCGCATCGAAAAGGATACGTTGGGCGAAATCAAGGTACCGGCAGACCGTCTATGGGGCGCGCAAACACAGCGAAGCAAGGAAAATTTCCCGATTGGTTCGGAGAAAATGCCATTAGAGGTTATTCAGGCGTTTGCGGTGCTCAAAAAGAGTGCAGCGATCAGCAACTATAAGCTGGGCAAGCTGTCACAGGAAAAGCAGGACGCCATTATTTACGCAGCGGATGAAATTCTCGCTGGACGAGTTAATGACCATTTCCCGCTAGTTGTATGGCAGACGGGGAGCGGTACGCAGTCCAATATGAATGTGAACGAAGTCATTGCTCATCTGGGAAGCCAATGGTTGCAAGAGCAGGGAAAAGATACGAAGCTGCATCCCAATGACGATGTGAATATGTCGCAAAGCTCAAATGATACGTTTCCCACGGCGCTTCATGTGGCAGGCGTCATTGCAGTTGAGGAGCGCTTGCTGCCTGCCATTGACAAGCTGAAAGAAACCTTCCAACAGAAGTCAGAGCAATTTAAGGATATTATTAAAATCGGACGTACTCATCTACAGGATGCAACGCCGCTCACACTGGGTCAGGAAATCAGTGGCTGGACTGCCATGCTGGACAAGAGCAAGCGAATGATCATCGACACGGTTCAATATATGAAGGAGCTGGCGATTGGTGGTACTGCTGTAGGTACAGGTATTAACGCCCATCCAGAGTTCGGTACCCGAACCTCTGCCGAAATTTCCAGCATCACTGGCAAAACGTTCACTTCTGCACCGAATAAGTTTCATGCACTCACCAGCCATGATGAGGTTGTAGCCGTACACGGGGCAATCAAAGCGCTTGCCGCTGATCTGATGAAGATCGCCAATGATGTCCGCTGGCTGGCAAGTGGCCCACGCAGCGGCTTGGGTGAAATTACGATTCCTGCGAACGAGCCAGGCAGCTCGATCATGCCAGGCAAGGTAAATCCGACCCAGAGCGAGGCGCTGACAATGGTTGTTACGCAGGTTATGGGTAATGATGCAGCGATTGGCTTTGCTGCGAGTCAGGGTAATTTTGAGCTGAACGTGTTTAAGCCGGTTATTATTTATAATTTCCTGCAGTCCGTGAATCTGCTAGCCGATTCGATTGTGGCGTTTAATGATAACTGTGCGATCGGCATCGAGCCGGATCTCGCTAAAATTGAGCACAATTTGAACAATTCGCTGATGCTGGTGACGGCATTGAATCCATATATCGGATATGAGAATGCTGCCAAAATTGCCAAGCTTGCGCACGCGGAGGGACTGTCTCTCAAAGAAGCGGCTCTTCGTAGCGGTCTGCTGACCGAGGAACAGTTTGACCAGTATGTCGTACCGGCTCAAATGATTCAGCCTAAAGCATAAAGCGCGACGCGTGTCGCAGCTAAGTCTATAAAAAACATACATCCAGCTCATGGAGTGCTATTTTAGCACAGATCGTGAGCTGGATTTTTTCGATTTCTAAACATTTTTTGATCAGAAATTAGTATTCTGCATGATTTGAGGGTATATAGATAGAAGGCGAAAAATGAACATCTATTTTCAAGATAGGAGAAGCCGTATGGAACAAACAACCGTAATTAATTTTATTGTGCTTTTGCTGTCCGGCTTACTGCTGGTCGGTGTTCTGACCACTAAGTTTTCCAGTCGTTTCGGTATGCCTGCACTTGTTTTGTTTATTGCTGTTGGCATGGTGCTCAGTCAGTTTATTTATTTTGATAATGCCTTTATTACGCAGCTGGTGGGTATTCTCGCACTGATTGTGATCTTGTTTGAAGGCGGGATGCAGACGAAGTTTGCAGATATTAAGCCGGTAATTCGACCTGCGTTGTCATTATCAACGCTGGGGGTCATGATTACGACTGTAGTTGTTGGCGTCTGTGCCAAGTTTATTTTAGGCGTAGGCTGGATGGAATCCATGCTGTTCGGCGCTATTGTGGGATCGACGGATGCAGCGGCTGTGTTTTCCGTTTTGGGTGGTAAAAATATCAAGAAACGAATTACCTCTACGCTCGAAGCGGAATCCGGCAGCAATGACCCGATGGCTGTATTTCTTACAGTTACGTTGATTGAGCTGATCCATCACCCTGAGCAATCCATTTGGATACATATTTTATTGTTTTTATGGGAAATGGGCTTTGGTCTGGTTATTGGTTTTGCACTTGGACGCTTAGGCGTATACGCCATTAATAAAATGAATTTTGAGTCATCCGGCCTGTATCCCGTGATGGCCCTGGCCTTTGCGGTCTTGACGTATGCGGCGGCCTCCTTGCTGGAAGCAAGCGGGCTGCTGGCGGTATATGTTATGGCCATCGTGCTGGGTAACTCCGACTTGACCTACAAGCGGTCCATTATTCATTTTAACAATGGCTTCGCCTGGATGGTGCAGATTATGATGTTCGTCTTGCTCGGACTACTGGTTTTCCCGGATCAGCTGCTGGGCATTGCGTGGCCAAGTTTGGCGCTTTCCGTTATCCTGATGCTGATAGCTCGCCCGATTGGTGTCTTCCTGAGTTTGCTTTTTTCCAGGTACTCAGTACGCGAAAAGACGCTGTTATCCTGGGCAGGGCTACGAGGAGCGGTCCCTATTGTACTGGCCACCTATCCTCTGCTGGATGAGATGGATGTAGGGCCCATGTTTTTTAATGTTGTATTTTTCGTCGTGCTTACCTCTGCGATTATTCAAGGTACAACCATTTCGTGGCTGGCAGTGAAGCTTGGCTTAATGGACCCTAACGAGACGTCGTCCCCTTCATTGCTGGAGTTGGTTTCTCTGGGAAAAACCACTTCGGAAATCAATCATATTCAGGTGCAAAAGGGAATGTCAATTACAGGCAGAGCGATTCAGGATATGCAGCTGCCGGATGACATTTTATTCACCGCCATTATTCGAAACGAGCAAATTATCGCCCCAAGAGGCACAACTGTGATTGAGCCGGGGGACACGTTGTATGTGCTTAGTCCCAAGCTCAAGCGACAGCAGATGAAAGAATTGTTCATGCTTCGATAACGGTCCTTCACATTTGTGTGGAGGATTTTTTTGTTGTGCTATTTTACAGCGTGATGAATCTGTTAAAAAATTGATACTATCATTCTACAAAATTAGATTATGATATTGTCGATAGATGCTGCTGTTTAATAGATAACAGTGAGTTTTAAAGATTGAAGTCACCATAACAGGAGAGATGTTGAATGAAACCGGAAATTTTGCCACAGCGTGCAGCAGCCCGCAGGCAGAAAAATAAAAAGAAGAAACGAAAAGGTAGATTCGGCCGTTTTGTGCTGCGACTTTTTATAGTTTTCCTGCTAGCAGGAATAGGGGGCGGGGCATGGTTATTTTTAACCCCTTCCGGCAAGGACATGCGCTATTTGGCTGCGGATACGCTGATTACGACTCAGCATCGCCACTGGGCGAAATATTTTATCGGTGAAGCGGAGGCGCAAAAACGTGTGGCCGAATATTCGGCTCGTTTTGAGCAGATGGGGGAGGAGAAGGACAGGCATACGATCAAGCTGCCTCTGATATCGACCAAGTTGCAGCAAACGCCGCTGGTTGAAGTGGAAGAGGTATCAGGTCGGAATTATCATGGCTACGTGACGATTGTGCATGACCCGACAAAAATCAGACTCGGGATTCCTGCCACGGTTGGCAGGGGAGAACGGGTATCCAGCATGGTCGAGCGTTTGGGGGCTGTTGCTGGCGTAAATGGCGGTGGATTTGCCGATCCCAACTGGAACGGGAATGGCTTTAAACCGATCGGTGTTGTCATTTCTCAGGGGCAGTTATACTACAACGATATGGGGAAAAATGCTTCTGCCCAAATCGTAGGTATTGACAAGCAAGGGAAAATGATTGCCGGTCATTATTCATTATCTGAATTGTCCAAAATGAATGTGCAAGAAGCAGTCACCTTTCAGCCGCGTTTAATCGTGAATGGCAAAGGTCTGATTCGAAATGCCAGTGAAGGCTGGGGAATTGCTCCTCGTACCGCAATGGGGCAAAGAGCTGACGGTGCGATTATTTTCGTGACTGTTGACGGGCGTCAGCCTGGTTACAGCATCGGTGCTAATTTGTATGATATGCAAAATATTTTACTTAAACACGGAGCAGTTATTGGTGCTAATCTGGATGGTGGATCATCGACCGTGCTCGTTAAGGATCACGCCATTGTCAATAAACCTTCTTCCGAATACGGCGAACGGTATTTGCCGACAGCGTTTCTCGTATTTGAGCATCCGGAAACCGTCAGCATCCCGAACATTTGGGCAGGACTGAATCCTAGTGACATTGACGCAGCCAAAAAGAGATAGTTTAGCAGTTGGTGTTAAAACATACAAAAAGCGTATATCGCTCGAAGTTAATTTAACTTCCCGGTACACGCTTTTTTTGATGAAATGGGTGGTTGATATTGTGATGTGCTCAAGCTTTTATTAAGCGTCATTTTCCGCTTCGAGAAACACGGAGATCAGAACGCGAGCGTTGCTTGCTCCCACGTTTTTGGCATAATGGGGAATGGCTGCTCTCCAGCTAAAGGAATCCCCCGCTTCGAGGGTAGCTGAATCCTCACCTTGCTCTACATAAACCGTGCCTTCCAAAATATAATGAATTTCATCTCCAGCATGAGCATGTTCTTCTTCTGTTGATGAGCCCGGCGGCATGTCCACCAGCATCATTTTAACGTTACCCTGACCCCCTAAATGGTCGACCTGGAGGTTGCTTTTGCCATACACCGTTTTACGGCGCTCGTCCTTGCGAATTACCTGCATTCGTTCCTCTTCTTTAAGAAGCAGAAAAGCGAGAGGGACCTTAAGCGCATTAGCAATGCTGTCCAGTGTAGCGATGGAAGGGGAAGTTTTATTGTTTTCCACCTGGCTCATAAACCCTTGTGATAGTCCGGTTCGCTCACATATTTGCTGAATGGATAAATTTTTACGTTTACGTGCAGCCCTTATGTTGCATCCTATACCCATAGAGCTTTCCCCCTTAAAAAATATAATTTATACTAATTTAATATTTATCATACCAAATATTTTGTTGACAGACCACAGTTTCATATGATAAATTCGCATTACAAAATAATTATTCCTATTACTAATAATTTGAGTTTAATTCACACAAATCTGTTGCAGCATAGATTCGAACTGTATTATTTTTTAAGCAAATTATTAGTAATATAAATTAATTATTCATATACACTTGTGAGTGTGAAAAACAAACAGAATGGAGAGATAGACATGAGTTCAGCAAGCAGAAACATTTCTACAATTATGCGAGTGGCGCTGGGGATTTTGTTTTTGGCACACGGAATCGCCAAATTCCAAATGGGGCTGGGTAATGTAGCAGGCTGGTTTTCCAGCATTGGCATTCCAGGATTTTTAGGTTATGTTGTTGCGGTGATTGAGTTGGTCGGCGGGATTGCATTAATCCTCGGATTGTTTACCCGTTATGTATCCGGAGTTTTTGTTATTTTATTAATCGGTGCGATTTTTACAGCCAAATTGTCTGGTGGATTGATGGGGAATGGTCAAGGTGCCGGCTATGAGCTGGATATTGCTTTTATTCTGGTAGCTCTTCATCTGGTTTTTGCACCGACGACCCGCTTGTCTCTGGATTCTTTGTTCAGCCGTCGTACATCAACAGAACATTAATTTTGGAATAGTTTGCTCCTCCAATCCATGAAGAAAGAGGGAAATCCCATGACAGCACATCTTCCTGACAAAACTACCATCGGGCAGGTTTCACTAAAGGTTAGTAACCTGGAGCGCTCGATTCGATTTTATACCGAGGTCGTTGGCTTTCATTTGCTGCGTCAAACGGCGGATACTGCTGAGTTAACTGTGGACGGGGAGCATCCGCTGCTGACCCTGAAATATATTGAAAATGCAGTCATTCTTCCGCGCCAGTCCGCAGCCGGACTGTACCACTTTGCTATTCTTCTACCGAACCGTGTGGCTCTGGGGCTGTCTCTACGCAATCTGCTGGCTCATGAGATTGAAATCGGGCAGGGAGACCATGATGTAAGTGAAGCACTATATATCCATGATCCCGATCATAACGGGATTGAAATCTATGCAGATCGTCCTCGCGAGCAGTGGAAAAAGGATGCCAATGGATTTTATATCATGGGAACAGATCCCGTGGATGCGGAAGGCTTAGTAGCCATTTCCGAAAACATACCTTGGCAGGGACTGCCGCAGGGAACCGTAATTGGGCACGTTCACTTCCATGTGTCTAATTTGCTCAAGGCACAGCAATTTTATTGCGATGTGCTTGGGTTTGACATTACGTCCCGGTATGGCTCCTCGGCGATGTTCATCTCTGCAGGAGGTTACCACCACCATATGGGCTTGAATATATGGGCAGGGGAAGGCGCACCCCCAGCTCCTGAGAACGCAGCTGGACTGGATTATTTTGAATTGATTGTGCCGGATCAGAAAGAATTGGATACGATTGTCGCTCGTTTGGCGGCAGCGGGCTATGCCGTGCAAGAACGAGATGGTGCCAAGTATGTAGCTGACCCGTTCCGCATTAACATTAAACTGGTGAGCGGTCAGAACGCTTAATATATTGGAAACACAACAAACAGGGGATTCCCATAAGCCATTAGGCCGGAAATCCCCTGTTTTTGTATACTAAAACAAGCTCCAATCCAAATCCCGGGACATGGTCTCCAGCAAGTGTACACCCGCTGTACTGTTGCCCATACGGTTCAAGGAAGGTCCCACCAGTCCAATGCCATATCGTCCGGGCACCATCGTCATAATGCCGCCGGATACACCGCTTTTGGCGGGGAGTCCGACCTGAATGGCGAACTCTCCAGAGGCGTCATACATACCGCATGTTGTCATAAATGTTTTGGCAATCTGCACAAAGCGGCGGGGGATCAGGGGCACGCCTGTAACTGGGTCACGCCCATTGTAGGCGAGTACGAGTCCCATACGTGCCAAATCCGTACAGTTCAATTTTACAGCGCAATGTCTGAAATAAACCTCCAGTACGTCCTCGACACGGCCTCTTAGAATCCCTTTTTCCATCAGAAAATAAGCAAGGGAACGGTTCAGGTGGCCTGTGGCAGATTCCGAATCGTAGACATCCTGGTCATATTCCAGCGTGTCGTTGCAGGTAAGCAGACGGAAAAATTGCAGGACACGGGCAAACCTTTCCTCCGGGCTGTTTCCGCGGATCAAAGAAGAGACAGCGATTGCTCCAGCGTTAATGAGCGGATTAAACGGAATACCTGGCTCGACCAGTTCCAGCTTCAACATGGAATTAAAACGATCTCCCGTAGGCTCCATACCCACCTTGGAAAAGACAACGTCTTCTCCATTATCCATCAAGGCCAGGATGAGCGTGAATACCTTTGAGATGCTCTGCATCGTAAATTGGAGCTCCGTATCCCCGGCTACCACGGTCTCACCCGCACCGTTCATCACAACAACACCGAGCGCGTCTGCCGGTGCTTTGGACAATTCGGGAATATACGCCGCTACCTTGCCATGTATGTACTCATGACGGTTTTGCTCCACCCATTCCGGCAGTTTGGATTGTAGTCTCTGCCACTCCGATGTCATTTATTTTCCTCCAGTCAAGTAACCATCCTGTGGTAATGTTATTGTAGAGCAATAATTGATGACTATACACTTATTTTAAAGAAATTTTCGGTCGAAAGACAAGCGCTAATTGGATCAAATGAAGGAGGCAGATGACTTGTCATCTAACAATAAATCAAATTTTGATGAAGATTATAATGAGATATCAAATGGTGGAAGACTTAAAAACTTTGTACATAGTGTGCTGGAGCAGGCCATAGCCTTATCGGACAGAAATCCTGAATGGGCTAATTACATATTGGAGCAGTGGGCAAACAATGTGGAGGCAAGCCAAAATGAGCGTTTGGAGCATGAGCGCACTCGGGAAAGGCATATACACCTACTGTTCTCTCAGTCTGCAGCGGGCTCAATGAAGCAAGGCCTTTCGGGAGCAGGGTTGCGGTATGAGAGTAAGGTGCTGTGTTTTAATGATTTGTTTTCGATAGGGCCGTTGTGGAAGCTGGAAACACAAGAAGGACAAGAAAACCGTCACAGCTGGTTGGCTGAACGGATGGTTCATTATGAATCTTTCCATTACTCCAATTGGGAGCACCGTATTGAACAAATGATGGCTACTCTTAGTGAAATTTCTGATGATAAGTCAATCACGATCTGGTGTGGGTCTAATGCTCATGAGCAGATCGGATTACGGTTTGCATTATATGTTCTGCGAAAAAGGGCTACTCCTATTCGGGTCATCAATGTTACGGATGCCATGGAACGGGAGTCGAATGATCGTTTAAATGCTGATGCTGAGAATCCATTCCCTTTATCCATGAGTGTGGTGCATTCAAAAGAGATCGAAGGGCTCATTAAGGGAAATGAAGATAAAATTCATGTTGTAAGCATAGAAGACCGACGACGATACGAACAAGAGTGGCTGGAACTCAGTGAACAGGATAGTGTGCTGAGATTATGGGACAATGACCAAATCGTTCATGTTCCAGAAGATTACTTTGACCAGGCTTTGCTGGATATGATCGGCCAACTGCAGTTAGAGAATAATCAGCAATATGTAAACACCGGAAAAATAATTGGTGAGGCGTTAACACAATGGTCACAGCTAAGAAGCGACACCTTTTTGGAATATCGGATTCAATATTTAATCGCTCATGGCGAACTTGAATTTCTGGGGATGCCGGGAATGCTGCACCGCTATGCTGTTAAACTAAGTGGACTGTTATCACCTTTATCAGATTGACTACGGATTTTATGGACTGCTGTTGACGAAGCCGAATTTATATATTACCATGTTGATATTAACATCTTGTTTTTATCATAACGAAAATAGCCTATCCCCATATATGAACAGGAAGGTGACACCAGTGACAGAAAGATCAAAATACAATCCTAACGGCTTGACGGAGGAGCAATTTCTGGCCGCCTATGATGCAACTCAATACGAGCGCCCGTCAGTAACGGTAGATATGCTGCTTTTTACTGTAATGGATCAGCTCCAGCATAATTATCGCAAGCTGCCGGAGAAGACACTCCAGCTTCTTTTGATCCAAAGAGGGGAGCACCCATTCATAGGGCAATGGGCATTGCCGGGTGGTTTTGTAGGGATGGATGAAAGCCTGGAAGAAGCAGCACGACGCGAGCTTAAAACCGAAACGAATGTGGATCAGATTTATATGGAGCAGCTATACACCTGGGGAGATGTAGCACGTGATCCGCGTATGCGGGTCATCAGCTGCGCTTACATGGCATTGGTAGACCACGATTCTCTGGAGGTACAGGCTGGAGACGATGCAGCGGATGCCAGATGGTTTGAGCTGGATTACA
This DNA window, taken from Paenibacillus kribbensis, encodes the following:
- a CDS encoding FadR/GntR family transcriptional regulator, with translation MNDGMVPFQAVKRKQIADEVAEQLQRKITAGEWSIGTRIPTEPELMKLFGVGRSTVREAVSVLVHAGLLEKKQGHGTFVCQPTTSQEPLDYRLSRAEIIEVYEVRSVLELEIARLAALRRNDEDLRLMREALDRRAATLAAGDMNGYLDADITFHLAVAGATRNKVLTDVYRSFVEAIRKALNNLVTDPAMPNHFTLQHEKIYEAIRDQDGKAAELYSIQHLDGTKLELQKLMASS
- the fumC gene encoding class II fumarate hydratase, whose product is MNYRIEKDTLGEIKVPADRLWGAQTQRSKENFPIGSEKMPLEVIQAFAVLKKSAAISNYKLGKLSQEKQDAIIYAADEILAGRVNDHFPLVVWQTGSGTQSNMNVNEVIAHLGSQWLQEQGKDTKLHPNDDVNMSQSSNDTFPTALHVAGVIAVEERLLPAIDKLKETFQQKSEQFKDIIKIGRTHLQDATPLTLGQEISGWTAMLDKSKRMIIDTVQYMKELAIGGTAVGTGINAHPEFGTRTSAEISSITGKTFTSAPNKFHALTSHDEVVAVHGAIKALAADLMKIANDVRWLASGPRSGLGEITIPANEPGSSIMPGKVNPTQSEALTMVVTQVMGNDAAIGFAASQGNFELNVFKPVIIYNFLQSVNLLADSIVAFNDNCAIGIEPDLAKIEHNLNNSLMLVTALNPYIGYENAAKIAKLAHAEGLSLKEAALRSGLLTEEQFDQYVVPAQMIQPKA
- a CDS encoding 2-isopropylmalate synthase, giving the protein MRKIWVLDTTLRDGEQSPGVSLTSTEKVEIALQLQKLGVDRIETGFPATSPGEISSMQEIAKQVTQATLVGFARSKEQDIDAVREALRGAEDACLHLFLATSPIHRQHKLRMDKEKVLETAAAAIRYGRKYFSKVEFSAEDASRTELDFICEVVDMAIRAGATVVNLPDTVGYASPDQFGEMFRVVKQQVHSIEKIQLSTHCHDDLGMATANTLAAIRNGVDQFEGTINGIGERAGNTPIEEVVLALDTRKELYQAHTSLVLEELYATSRLVSKRTGMSVPGNKAIVGANAFSHESGIHQDGMLKERTTYEIVSPERIGVKTSKLVLGKHSGRHAFKEKLADMGFDALTEEQLQEAFHKFKALTDKKKQVLDEDLFVLMDESRDVSPRIYTLDSIQVSYGNQSVPVASIRLSKQDGTAIDEVAMGNGSVDAIFNAIDKASGEEVELEDYSIQSVTYGKDAQGEVHAILRQGEYTARGRGTSTDILEASAKAYIDALNKLLGRKKVYARGNITIS
- a CDS encoding aldose 1-epimerase is translated as MTQQHAAIGDLYYGIPAIRLKFGRYEAVALPGNGANLISFRDNETGYSFLREPDADSIGAFKQNPSVYGIPFLYPPNRYEDGKFLWNGVTYELPINEEKTHNHLHGFLHTVRWEVEDYGSGEQGSYVVMNQHVREGHPMFRYLPFTFTMKLTYTLDEFGLQQRYVIHNEGDQPIPNLFAFHTAIRVPFVPDSSPEDYKIKVTIGERRELTERLLATGQFQPLSPEEELLKTTGVSPYFASMDNHYTAVPQNGRNYMELSHSKTGATLVYDVGTAYKHWMIWNNKANKEFICPEPQMNMINAPNRTDLPAEDIGLIALAPGHIFETTSRLYCVTPK
- a CDS encoding MBL fold metallo-hydrolase, giving the protein MANHLFTEGMTANEEAAPDLLSLRTLFVNVCFIGEPGSRAWVLVDTGMTGFTDSIISLAEKRFTGPPIAIVLTHGHFDHVGSVIELVQHWGAPVYAHPLELPYLTGMKDYQKPDPGVGGGLLSGISFLYPNDAIDLDDRIAPLPQDGSVPGAPGWKWLHTPGHTPGHVSLFHERRRLLVAGDAFITVKQEAALTVILQEKEISQKKEIHGPPAYFTTDWQAAQRSVAMLAGLKPEIAVTGHGHSMHGMELRNQLERLAADFERIAVPKQGRYV